TCCGGGAAAGCCCACCGCCCCTCGTCGCTGGGAGTCGCATCATGACCTGCAACCACCATTTCCCCCGCCGGATCGCCATCCGCGAGCTGCCGCGCACCCTGCTCCGGGAGCTGGCCGAGGACATCCCCATCTCGCCCCGGAACCGGCCCACCTTCGGCGAGGTTCTGGGAGCCCGCCACGGCCGCCGTGCCTTCCTGCGCGGCGCCCTCGGCGTCACCGCCATTGCCGCCCTGGGCGGACCGGCGGCCGCCGGCCGGGCCGGTACCGGCGTCCCGCCGGGGGGCGATTCCGGGGGGCGCTCCGGGGTCACGGGCTGGTCCTTCGATTTCCCTGAGCTGACTGCGGGGGTGGACGAGGACCACCACGTCGCCGAGGGCTTCATCGCGGAGGTCCTGATCCGTTGGGGGGATCCGGTGCTCCCCGGGGCAGGGACGCTGGATCCGGCGGAGCAGTCGGCGGCGGCCCAGGAGGGGCAGTTCGGCTACAACAACGATTTCGTCGCCTTCCTGCCCCTGCCCGCCGGCGCGGGACGCTCCGCCCGGGGCCTGCTGGCGGTGAACCACGAGTTCACCGACGGCGGGCTGATGTTTCCGGACTCCCGGGGGCGGGATGGGGAAACCGTGGCGATTGAGATGGCGGCACACGGGCATACGGTGGTGGAGGTGGCCCGCGGCGCGGAAGGGCGCTGGAGCTACCGACCGGACGGCAGATACAACCGGCGCATATCGGCCCGCTCCACGGAGATCGTCCTGTCCGGACCCGCCGCCGGGCACGAGCGCCTCCGGACGGAGGCCGACCCCGACGGCGTGCGGGTGCTGGGCACCCTCAACAACTGCGCGGGCGGCGTGACCCCCTACGGCAGCGTGCTGATCGCCGAGGAGAACTTCCAGTACTATTTTGCGGGGACCGTGGAGGATCCCGCCGAGCGGGCCAACCACGCGCGCTACGGGGTCCCGGCGGGCTTCTACGACTGGGCCCGCTACCACCGGCGCTTCGACGTGGGCGCCGAGCCGCGGGAGCCCAACCGCTTCGGCTGGGTGGTGGAGATCGATCCCTACGACCCCGATTCGGAGCCGATCAAGCGCACTGCCCTGGGCCGGTTCAAGCACGAGGGCGCGGAGACGGTAGCCAACCGGGACGGCCGGCTCGTCACGTTCATGGGCGACGACCAGCGCTTCGAGTACGTCTACAAATTCGTCAGCAAGGGACGCCTCGACCCCGACCGGCGCGCGCGCAACTTCGGCCTGCTGGATGCGGGGACCCTGTACGCCGCCCGCTTCAACCCCGACGGCAGCCTCGACTGGCTGCCCCTGGTCCATGGCACGGGTCCGCTCACCGCCGACAACGGCTTCCGGTCCCAGGCGGAGGTCCTGATCGAGGCCCGCCGGGCGGCGGATCTCGTCGGGGCGACCCCCATGGACCGGCCCGAGGACGTGACCGTCGACGCCGACTCCGGCCGCATCTACGTCATGCTCACCGCCAACGCCAAGCGCAAGGCCGACGCCACCCATCCCGCCAATCCGCGGGCGGGCAACTCGACCGGACATATCCTGGAGATCCGGGTGCGCGACGGCGACTTCGCCAACCGGCGGGACGACTGGGAGGTCCTGGCCCTGTGCGGGGATCCGGCGGCGCCGGCTGCAGATGCCCGGTGGGGGCCGGGCACCTCGGGCGATGGCTGGTTCCGCAATCCGGACAACGGGGCGGTGGACCACGGCGGGCGGCTGTGGGTGGCCACCGACGGCAACAGCGAGGCCGCATCCGGGCGGGCGGACGGCATCTGGGCGCTGGAGACCGAGGGCCCCCTGCGCGGCTCGGGCCGCCACTTCTACCGGGTTCCGGCAGGTGCCGAGATGTGCGGGCCCTGCTTCACCCCCGACGACGAGACCTTCTTCGTCGCCGTCCAGCATCCCGGGGCCGCGCCCGGCGCCAGCTTCGAGAGCCCCGCCACCCGTTGGCCGGACTTCGAGGACACCATGCCACCGCGTCCGGCGGTGGTGGCGATCACCCGCCAGGGGGGCGGGCGCATCGGCTAGCTAGTGGGCCTCCTCCCAGTTGGCCCCCTCACCGATCTCCACCTCCAGGGCCACGTCGAGCATGTCGTTGCCGCGGGTCATGAGGTCGGGAAGCGCGGCCCGGAGGCGCTCCAGCTCCGCTGGCGGCACCTCGAACACCAATTCGTCGTGCACCTGCATGAGCATGCGGGCTTCCAGGCCCTCAGCCGCCAGCCAGCGGTCCACCTCGATCATGGCCTGCTTGATGATGTCGGCGGCCGTGCCCTGCAGGGGGGCATTGATGGCGGTGCGCTCGGCGGCGGCCCGCACCGCCGCGTTGCGGGCGTGGATGTCGGGCAGGTAGAGGCGCCGGCCCCGCAGGGTCTCCACATAGCCCTGCTCGCGGGCGCGCTCCCGGGTGGCCTCCATGTAGGCGCGCACCCCCGGGTAGCGCTCGAAGTAGGCATCGATGTAGGCCTGAGCGTCCTGCGCCGGGATCTCCAGCTGCTTGCCCAGGCCCCAGGCGGACATGCCGTAGATGAGGCCGAAGTTGATGGCCTTGGCGGCGCGCCGCTGTGCGGGCTGCACCGCGTCCGCGCCGCTCGCGCCGAATACCTCGGCGGCGGTGGCGGCGTGGATGTCCTCGCCGTGCGCAAAGGCCTCGCGCAGACGCTGGTCCCCGGATAGGTGCGCCATGAGGCGCAGCTCGATCTGGGAGTAGTCCGCCGCCACCATGGTCCAGCCGTCCTCGGGGATGAACGCCTTGCGAATGCGCCGCCCCTGCTCGGTACGCACCGGGATGTTCTGCAGGTTGGGCTCCGCCGAGGACAGCCGGCCGGTGGCGGTGTTGGCCTGGTGGTAGTTGGTGTGCACCCGGCCGGTCTCGGGATTGATGAGCTTGGGCAGGGCGTCGGTGTAGGTGGACTTGAGCTTGGAGAGTCCGCGGTGCTCCAGGATGCGCGCCGGCAAGGGGTAGTCCTCGGCGAGCTGGGAGAGCACCTCCTCGGCGGTGGAGGGCGCCCCCTTCGGGGTTCGCTTTAGCACGGGAAGCTCCAGCTCGTCGAAGAGGATGGCCTGGATCTGCTTGGGCGAGCCCAGATTGAACTCCCGGCCGGCGATGGCGTAGGCCTGCTCCTCGGCGCGCTCCATCTCGCCGGCCATCTCCTCGGAAAGCTGCCCGAGCAGGTCCAGATCCAGGCGCACCCCGGTGCGCTCGATCCGCGCCAGCACCGGCATGAGCGGCAGCTCCAGCTCCTCGTATATGGTCCGCAGCCGGGGCTCGGCCTCCAGCTCCGGGGCCAGGGACTCGTACAGGGCCAGGGTCACCTCAGCGTCCTCACCGGCGTAGGCCACCGCCTCCGCCACCGGCACCCGGTCGAAGGTCACCTGCTTGGCGCCCTTGCCGGCCACCTCCGTGTAGCCGGTGGTGGCCCGCCCGAGGCGCTCGCCGGCCAGGTTGTCCAGGCTGTGGTTGTGGCGCGTGGGATTGAGCACATAGCTCATGAGCATGGTGTCGTGGAAGGGGCCATGCACTTCATAGCCGGCCCGGCGAAGCACGGAGAGGTCGTACTTGAGATTGTGGCCCACTTTGGGGTCGGAGCCGGTTAGGGCCGGGGTCAGCGCCTCTTGCACCTGCGCGGCCGGAAGCTGCTGCTCCGCCCCCTCCCCGGTGTGCCCCACGGGAATGTAGTAGCCGGTATTCGCCTCCACGGCGAAGGACAGGCCCACCAGGTCGGCGCGCACCGAGGACAGGCTGGTGGTCTCGGTATCGAAGGCGAAGCACTCCGCCTCCGCCAGCCGCCCGGTAAGAGCGGTGAGCGCCGCCTCGTCGGTGACCGCCTCGTAGCTCAGGGACGGGCCAGTCTCCTCCACCTCACCCAGCTCCCGGGCCAGGCTGTGGAGCTCCAGCTCGCGGAACAGCTTCTGCAGGGCGGGGACGTCCTCTTCGTTGCGCAGCAGGTCGTCCAGGGTGCGGCCGATTTCCAGATTGCGGCGGATGGTGGTGAGGTCCTTGCTGACCCGTAGCTGTCCGGCATTGGCCTCCAGGTTCTCGCGCTGCTTGCCCTTGAGCTCTTCGAGGTGGTCGAGCAGGTTCTCCACGCTGCCGTAGGTCTGGAGCAGCTTGGCGGCGGTCTTCTCGCCGATGCCCGGCACCCCCGGGATGTTGTCCACCTTGTCGCCCACCAGAGCCAGGAGGTCCGCGATAGCTGTAGGCGGCACGCCCCAGCGCTCCCGGACCGCCTCCTCGTCGATCAGGCGGTTCTTCATGGTGTCCAATATGCGGGTGTGGCCGTCCACGAGCTGGGCCATGTCCTTGTCACCGGTGACGATCATCACCTCGCAGCCGGTGGACTCCGCCTGGGCGGCCAGGGTGCCGATGACGTCGTCCGCCTCCACGCCCTCCTCCACCAGCATGGGCAGGCCGAAGGCCTCCACCAGACGGTGGATATAGGGGAGCTGCTCCGCCAGGTCCTCCGGCATGGGGGGCCGATGGGCCTTGTATTCCGGGTAGATATCGGCGCGGAACGTGGGCCCCTTGGGGTCGAAGACCACGCCCAGCTCGGCGGGGGCGTAGTCCTCGATGAGCTTGAGGATCATCTGCGCGAAGCCGAAGGCCGCACCGGTCGCCGTTCCCCTGGTGTTGGTGAGGCTCGGCAGGGCATGGTACGCGCGGAAGATGTAGGAGCTGCCGTCCACTAGGAAGACGGGGCCCGTGCCCCCTTCGGATTTTTGCCCGTCCTTCGTCATAGGCGGTATGCTCTCTCTCTTTGACGGCGGCCCGCCGGCTCCAGCCGGTTCGGGCGGCAAAGGCGAAAAGGGTACCATGAACGATAAGGGTGACCGATCCGCGCCCCGGGCCCAGGAATTCCTGAAGCCGGGGAGAACGAGCACCAACGGGGCGTGGAACGACGAGATCCTGGCCGAGTTCAGCCACGGCTTCGAGAACTTGGCGGACATCGAGCCGGCGGTGAGCATCTTCGGCTCGGCGCGGATCGCCCCGGGACATCCCTACTACGAGTCCACCGTACAGATCGCCCGGCGTCTGGCCGAGGACGGCTTCGCCATTATCAGCGGCGGCGGCCCGGGCATCATGGAGGCGGCCAACCGCGGCGGTGTGGAGGGAGGCGCCGAGAGCGTCGGACTCAACATCGATCTGCCCCACGAGCAGCGCGCCAACCAGTACCAGACGCGGCAGCTCTTTTTCCGCCACTTCTTCGCCCGCAAGGTCATGTTCGTCAAGTACGCCACCGCCTACGTGGTCATGCCGGGCGGCTTCGGCACCCTGGACGAGCTGGTGGAGGCCCTGACCCTGCAGCAGACTGGCAAGAGCCGGCGCTTCCCCACCATCCTGGTGGGATCCCCCTTCTGGGAGGGACTCATCGACTGGTTCCGGGAGTCCCTGCTGGGCTTCGGCACCATCAGCCCGGAGGATCTGGATCTGTTCCAGGTCCGCGACGACCCGGATGACGTGGTTCGCGAAATCCTGGAGTTTTACCACCAGGAGCACGGCTCCGTCCCCGCGAAAGGCGGCGCGCGAGAATTCTGAACCTACAGGCGCCGCCCGTGTCCCATTTCCCTGGTATCATGCTGGCCAGCGCCGTCCGCCGCGCCGGCATCGGAGGGCAAGAACCATGAAGCCCGTTATGCAGTTCCTCATTCCCCTCGTTTTGGGCCTGGCGCTGGCGCTCCCCGTGGCGGCCCAGGATGCGGACGAGAATGCGGACATCCCGCCGGAGCAGCGGATCGCTCCCGGCAAGGAGGAGCCCGAGGTCCGCATCATCCAGCGCGAGGATGCCACCATCACCGAGTACCAGGCCCAGGGCCGGGTCTATATGATCAAGGTGGATCCTGTCGCGGGACCGTCCTACTACCTGTACGACCGCAACGGCGACGGCGAGTGGGACGACCGCTTTTCCGAGCTCGGTCCGGACATTTCCGTGCCGCAATGGACCATCTTCGAATGGTGAGGCCTGCGTAGAGGGCGATGTCGGTTTATACCTCGGTTACTTCGGAGCAGCTGGACGAATTCCTGGCCCACTTTCGGCAGATCGGGCAGGCGCGCGACCTGCAGGGGATCTCCCAGGGGGTGGAGAACACCAACTATTTCCTGACCACCGAAAAAGGTGAGTACATACTCACCATCTTCGAGCGGGTACCCGAGCAGGACCTCCCCTTCTTCCTCAACCTCATGGCCTTCCTGGCCAACGACGGGCTGCCCGTGCCGCAGCCGGTGCTCGACGACGAGGGCCGCTACCTGCGCCGCCTGGCGGGCAAGCTCGCGGCCATCGTCACCAAGCTGGCGGGACGCACCATTTACTACCCGGGGGTGGACCACTGCGCGGAGGTGGGCGGGGTACTCGGGCGCATGCACAAGGCCGGCCAGCGCTTCCCGGACACCCGGGACAACCCGCGCGGGCCGGGCTGGTGGAAGGAGACCGCCGAGGCTTTGGAGGGCGACCTGTCCCCCGACGAGCACCGCCTGCTCCAGGACGAGCTCACCTATCAGTACCACAACCGGCGGGTGGACCTGCCGCGCGGCGTGATCCACGCCGACCTGTTTCACGACAACGCCCTGTTCGAAGAGGGCCAGCTCACCGGGGTGATCGACTTCTACTACGCCTGCAGCGACGTTCTGGCCTTCGATCTGGCCATCGTCGTCAACGACTGGTGCACCCACCCCGACGGCACCCTGAACCCCTACCGGACGCGGGCGCTGCTGAAGCAGTACAATGCCGAGCGCCCCCTGAGCAGCGTGGAGGAGGCCCTGTGGCCGGTGATGCTGCGGGGCGCCGCGCTGCGCTTCTGGCTGTCGCGGCTCTGGGACTACCATCATCCCCGCGATGGCGAGCTCACCTCCACCAAGGACCCGGATACCTTCCGCGCCATCCTGGAGGCCAGGCGCGACCTGCCCCAGAATGCCTGGATTGGGTGGCCCAAGGCGGTGGCGGAGTAGCGCTCCTTTACCTGCTCGCCTTACTCCAGCCGTTCCAGCCCCGCGTATTCCGTGATCAGCCACTTCTCCTCGTCCAGATCCCGGAAGTAGACGCGCACACGCGCCTTGGGCCCGCTGCCCTCGCAGGCCATGACCACCCCGGCGCCGAAGCGCGGGTGGCGCACCCCGGCGCCCGGCGGGAAGGGCGGCGCCTCGCGGCCCTCCGCCGGCTGGACGCCGCCCCCGGCCATTCCCGCCTTGCCGAGGCCCGGACCGTCCATGGCGGGGCGGGGGGTGATGTCGTTTAGACGCTCCGGGCTGATCTCCTCCACGAAGCGCGACGGCGGATTGGTCTGGTCGCGGCCGTACAGGCGCCGGCGCCGCGCCATGGTCAGGGTCAGCTCCTCCATGGCGCGGGTCATACCCACATAACAGAGCCGGCGCTCCTCCTCCAGGGCGACCTCGTCGTCGATGGTGCGAAAGTGGGGGAACAGCCCCTCCTCCATTCCGGTGAGAAAGACCCGGGGGAACTCCAGGCCCTTGGCGGCGTGCAGGGACATGAGCTGCACGGCGTCCTCGTCGGGATCCGCGCGGCCCTCGCCCGCCTCCAGGGCGGTGTGGGCCAGGAAGGTGGACAGGGGGTCCTCCTCGTCGGGCACTTCCTCGGCGGCGAACTGGTCCGCCGCGCTCATGAGCTCCTCCAGGTTCTCCACCCGGTTCTCGGCGTCGCCGTCACCCTTGGCCCCCCAGGCTTCCGCCAAGCCGGTGTCCTTGAGGACCCGCTCCACCAAGTCACCCAGCTCCAGGTTCCGGGAGGCCGCGGTGAGGTCATTGACGAGGCGCATGAAATTTTCCAGGCCGGTGCGGGCCTTGCCGCGCACCGCTCCCGCGGCCAGGGCGTTCTCGGCGCCCTGCCACAGCGAGCCGCCCTCCGCGGCCTCGCGCACCGTGGCCAGGGACTTCTCCCCCACCCCGCGCGCGGGCTGGTTCACCACCCGGTCGAAGCTGGCGTCATCGTCCAGGTTGCGCAGCAGGCGCAGGTAGGCCAGGGCATCCTTGATCTCGGCCCGCTCGTAGAAGCGCATGCCGCCGTAGACCCGGTACGGGAGTCCGGCGCCGAGCAGGGCCTCCTCGAACTGCCGGGACTGGGCGTGGGAACGGTACAGCACGGCGCAATCGGCGCGGGGTCGCCCGACCTCCACCCACTTGCGGATCTCGTTCACCACGAACTGCGCCTCTTCCCGCTCCGTGGGGGCGGTCAGCCAGGCCACGGGCTGGCCCTCCTCCCGGTCCGTCCACAGCTCCTTGCCGAGCCGGCCCGTATTGCGGCGGATCACGTCGTTGGCGGCGGCGAGGATGGGCTGGGTGGAGCGGTAGTTGCGCTCCAGGCGCACCACTTGGCAATCGGGGTAGTGGTCGCGGAAGTTCAGCACATGGTCCACCCGGGCGCCGCGCCAGCCGTAGATGGACTGGTCGTCGTCGCCCACGGCGAAGAAATCGTCGCCCTCGCCCACCAGGGATTGCAGCCACAGGTGCTGAACACGATTGGTGTCCTGGAACTCGTCCACCAGGACGTGGCGGAAGCGCTCCCGGTAGTGAGCGGCCACCTCCGGCTGCTTGCGGAACAGCTCCAGGCAGCGCAGCAGCAGGTCGCCGAAGTCCACCAGCCCCGCCTGGTGAAGGGTGGCCTGGTAGCGCCGGTACAGCTCGGTGACCGTGGGGTCACCGTCCCCGCCGCCCGCCACGTCCGCCGGGGTCAGGCCGTCCTCCTTGTAGCCGTTGATGGCCCCCTGGATGCGACGCGGATCGTAGGTCTTCTCGTCCACCCCCGCCTCGCGCACCACCCGGCGGACCATGCGCTTCTGGTCCTCGGCATCGAGGATCTGGAAGTCGCCGGGCAGCTCCAGGGCGCTCGCGTGGGCACGCAGGATGCGGTGACAGAGCCCGTGGAAGGTGCCGATCCACAGGTTGACGACGCTGATGCCCAGCAGCTCCTCCACGCGCTCGCGCATTTCCCGGGCGGCCTTGTTGGTGAAGGTCACCGCCAGGATCGAGCCCGGCGGCTCGCCCAGGTGGCCCACCAGATGGGCGATGCGGTGGGTGAGCACGCGGGTCTTGCCGCTTCCCGCCCCGGCCAGGATGAGGTTGGGCCCGGCCGGCAGGGAAACCGCCTCGTTTTGCTGGTCGTTGAGGCCGTCGAATTGGGGCGGAAAGCTGCTCATGGTTCGGTGTCCTGCCTTGAAAATACGCCGCCACGCCGCGAAACGCGGCGAATCTGCGGGGATTGCGCCCGTTCCCTTTTGGGGCTGGAGGAAATTTTTGTTAGGGTGTTCAATGCAATGAACTCGGAAAGCGACTCATCGGCTAGCACCCGCACATCCGCTTCCCCGCCTGTCGAGGAGATGCCCGGGGAGACCATCGACCCGGAAGCCGCGGACGAGCCGGCTTCAGCAAGTCGGAGCGACTCCGTTTCCGGGCCCACGCCCCCCCCTGTCTCCTTTGATGCCGGCTGTGGCTGGTTCCGAAGGAAGATCCCGGCCGCCGTCCAGCTGACTCAGAACGCCCGCCTCCGGCTGGGCCTGCTGGCCATCCTGGTGGGCATCATCGCCGGTCTCGGCGCCGTGGCCTTCCGCGCCATGATCGCCCTGGTGCACAACCTGACCTTCTACGGGGCCTGGAGCCTCGAATACGACGCCAACCTGCACGCCGCCCCGAGCCCCTGGGGGGCGGGCATCATTCTGGTCCCGGTGGCTGGCGCGCTGGTAGTGGCCTTCCTGGTGAAGAACTTCGCCCCGGAAGCCAAGGGGCACGGCGTGCCAGAGGTGGACGATGCCATCTACTACGGACGGGGCATCATCCGGCCCATGGTGGCCTTCGTCAAATCCCTGGCCTCCTCCATCTCCATCGGCACCGGCGCCGCCATCGGGCGCGAGGGCCCCATCATCCAGATCGGTGCCGCCTTCGGCTCCACCCTGGGGCAGGTGGTGCGCATGCAGGAATGGCAGCGGATCACCCTGATCGCCTGTGGGGTGGCGGGCGGCATCGCGGCCACCTTCAATACCCCGCTCGGTGCCCTGCTGTTCACCATCGAGCTGACCCTGCCGGAATCCAGCGGCCGCACCCTGGTTCCCGTGGCCCTCGCCACCGGGGCCGCCACCTTCATTGGCCGCATGTTCTTCGGGCTCAGCCCGGCCTTCGACATCCCGGAGATGGCCCATCCGGCCCTGCACCTGATGAGCCCGGGCAGCTTCCTGGTCTACATCCTCTTCGGCGTCCTGCTCGGCCTCATGGCGCTGGCCTTCATCCGGGTCATCTACCGGGCCGAGGACCTCTTCGACGCCATCCCTGGCGGCTACTACGTCCGCCACCCCCTCGGCATGCTGCTGGTGGGCATCCTGATGTACGTGGTCATGACCCAGTACGGTCACTACTACATCCAGGGGGTGGGCTACGCCACCATCCAGGACATCCTATCCGACCAGCTCAGCGCGCCGCTGCTGCTCATCACGCTGTTCGCCGCCAAATTACTGGCCACCTCCCTCACCCTGGGCTCGGGGGCCTCCGGCGGCGTATTCTCGCCCTCCCTCTACCTGGGGGCGGCCCTGGGCGCGGCCTACGGCGTGGTGGTCAGCCATTTCGCTCCCGGCCTCCACCTGAACGCCGCCAACATGGCGGTGGTGGGCATGGCCGGCATGGTGGGCGGGGCCACCAGCGCGGTGCTCACCTCGGTGGTGATGATCTTCGAGATGACCCGCAACTACAACGTCATCATCCCGCTAATCATCACCGTATCCATCGCCTACGGGGTGCGGCAGCTCTTCATGCGCGACAGCATCTACACCTTCAAGCTGACCCGGCGCGGCCACTACATCCCCGACTCCCTGCAGACCAACATGTACATGCTGCGGCGCGCCCTGGACCTGCAGGAAGCGCCGGTAATCCGCATCGACAGCCGGGGGACCCTCGCCCAGCTCCGGGAGGAGCTCCCCGCCGACCAGCCCCATCCCCATGTGCTGCTGGAGCGGGACGGCAAGGTGGAGTCGGTGCTTACGGCGGAGAGGCACCGCTTCCTGGACGAGGAAGGCGAGCCCCACGCCTGGATCGAGGAGCACGTGGACAGCCGCTTCGTGGTGGTCGGTCAGGAAGACATGATCTTCGACGTGGTGGCCAAGCTCCGAGCCAACGGGGCGGAGATCGCCCTGCTCACCCGCGACGGCCGCCTCAAGGGGGCCGGTAGCGTGGTGGGTATCCTGACCCTGGACGACATCGCCCGCTGCAGCAATCTCACCCGCCACATCCTGGCCACGGGCCAAGAGGCCTAGCCGGCCCCGCGCGTGAACGGCCCCTCCGCTTCATCCCTCCGCGCCGTGCGCGTGCGATCCGTCGTCCCGCCGCCGCATCTGTTCCAGGCAGGCCCGCACCACCTCGGTCCGATTCACCAGCCCGATGAGCACCTCCGGGTCGCGCGGTGACCGCACCGGGAAGCCCTCCAGGCCGTAGGAGGCCATGAGGTCCATGGCCTTCACCGCGCCATCCCCCGGATAGAGGTAGCGGAGATCCTCGGCGCTGTGCAGGTAGGGACCCAGATCGATCCGCCCTTCCTCGTCCGGGTAGGCCAGCCCCGCCTGCAGCAGTCCCCCCAGGTCCACCAGTCCCCGGAACCGCCCCTCCTCGTAGACCGGGAACACCACCTGAATGCCCGAATCCGACTGCGCCGCGCGCAGCTCCCCGGCGTCCACCCGCAGAGGCAGGTTCCGGTAGTCCGACTGCATCACCTCATTCACCGGTACGGTGCACTTCTGCCCGGCCTCCGGGAGGGTGGGCTCCGATAGCTCCCGTAGATGGAGGGTCCAAGCGAAAATGGACTGGGCCTTGAACCAGTCCCGGGAGGTGACCGCCGCCGTCACCGTCGCCAGCATCACCGGCAGGATGATGCCCGGATGCCGCACCAGCTCGAAGACGGCGATGATGGCGGAGAACGGCGCATTCAGTATGGCGGCCATCCCGGCCGCCATGCCGATGATGGCGTAGATGCCGGTCCCCCCTACCGGGAGCCCCAGCAACCGTCCGCCTTCCGCCACCAGCGCCCCCACCAGGGCGCCCATGAACAGGGAAGGACCGATGGCCCCGCCACGCGCCTGGGCGCCGATGCTCACCGCCGTCGCGGCCAGCTTGGCCAACAGCAGGATGGCCAGCGTGGCGAGGGGAAAGACCCCGGCGAACACCCTCTCCATGGTGCCGTAGCTGACGCCCATGACCGCCGGCACCTCCACGGCGATCATCCCCACCAGGAGCCCGCCGATCCCGGGAAGGGCCCAGGTGGGTACGGGGACGCGCTGGCTGAGGTGGTAGATCCCCTCCACGCCGCGCAACAGGGCGAAGGATACCAGTGCGGCACCCAGACCGATGAACCAGTCCAGGGGGAGGAACCACAGGGAGTGGGCGGGGTATTCCGGGACATCCAGCAGGACCCCGGGACCGATGCCGATCTGCGCCACCACGGTGGCGATGACCGCGCTCACCACTACCGGCGCGAACAGGACCAGGGTGTACTCGCCGAGGATCACCTCCAGGGCGAAGACCACGCCGGCCAAGGGGATATTGAGGGCCCCGGAGAAGGCCCCGGCGGCCCCGGCGGCCACCAGGATGCGGAGATGCTCGGGGGGGACCCCGAGCCGCTGACCCACCAGGGAGCCGATGGCGGCGCCCATGTGGATGGAGGGACCCTCCCGGCCCACCGAATGGCCGGAGCCAATGGCCAGGGTGCCGAAGAGGAACTGGGCGAAGGCGCTCTTGGCCCCCAGGTGGCTGGCGCCGTAGGCCACCCGCTCCAGCACCCGGCTCACGCCCACGTCGGCGTGGCGGGGAAAGGCGTAGGCCGCGAGCAGGCCCACGGCCAGCCCTCCGGCGGCGGGAAGAAGCAGACGTCCCCAGGCCGGCAATCCGGCAAACCCGGCACCCAGGGTGAACAGCTCGGCGGCCTCGCCGATGGCGATCCGGAAGAGCACCACCACCAAGCCCGCCAGCACGCCCACGACCACCCCCAGGGCCATGAGCCGCAGGCTCCAGTGC
This sequence is a window from Thiohalorhabdus sp. Cl-TMA. Protein-coding genes within it:
- a CDS encoding PhoX family protein; the encoded protein is MTCNHHFPRRIAIRELPRTLLRELAEDIPISPRNRPTFGEVLGARHGRRAFLRGALGVTAIAALGGPAAAGRAGTGVPPGGDSGGRSGVTGWSFDFPELTAGVDEDHHVAEGFIAEVLIRWGDPVLPGAGTLDPAEQSAAAQEGQFGYNNDFVAFLPLPAGAGRSARGLLAVNHEFTDGGLMFPDSRGRDGETVAIEMAAHGHTVVEVARGAEGRWSYRPDGRYNRRISARSTEIVLSGPAAGHERLRTEADPDGVRVLGTLNNCAGGVTPYGSVLIAEENFQYYFAGTVEDPAERANHARYGVPAGFYDWARYHRRFDVGAEPREPNRFGWVVEIDPYDPDSEPIKRTALGRFKHEGAETVANRDGRLVTFMGDDQRFEYVYKFVSKGRLDPDRRARNFGLLDAGTLYAARFNPDGSLDWLPLVHGTGPLTADNGFRSQAEVLIEARRAADLVGATPMDRPEDVTVDADSGRIYVMLTANAKRKADATHPANPRAGNSTGHILEIRVRDGDFANRRDDWEVLALCGDPAAPAADARWGPGTSGDGWFRNPDNGAVDHGGRLWVATDGNSEAASGRADGIWALETEGPLRGSGRHFYRVPAGAEMCGPCFTPDDETFFVAVQHPGAAPGASFESPATRWPDFEDTMPPRPAVVAITRQGGGRIG
- the polA gene encoding DNA polymerase I, translated to MTKDGQKSEGGTGPVFLVDGSSYIFRAYHALPSLTNTRGTATGAAFGFAQMILKLIEDYAPAELGVVFDPKGPTFRADIYPEYKAHRPPMPEDLAEQLPYIHRLVEAFGLPMLVEEGVEADDVIGTLAAQAESTGCEVMIVTGDKDMAQLVDGHTRILDTMKNRLIDEEAVRERWGVPPTAIADLLALVGDKVDNIPGVPGIGEKTAAKLLQTYGSVENLLDHLEELKGKQRENLEANAGQLRVSKDLTTIRRNLEIGRTLDDLLRNEEDVPALQKLFRELELHSLARELGEVEETGPSLSYEAVTDEAALTALTGRLAEAECFAFDTETTSLSSVRADLVGLSFAVEANTGYYIPVGHTGEGAEQQLPAAQVQEALTPALTGSDPKVGHNLKYDLSVLRRAGYEVHGPFHDTMLMSYVLNPTRHNHSLDNLAGERLGRATTGYTEVAGKGAKQVTFDRVPVAEAVAYAGEDAEVTLALYESLAPELEAEPRLRTIYEELELPLMPVLARIERTGVRLDLDLLGQLSEEMAGEMERAEEQAYAIAGREFNLGSPKQIQAILFDELELPVLKRTPKGAPSTAEEVLSQLAEDYPLPARILEHRGLSKLKSTYTDALPKLINPETGRVHTNYHQANTATGRLSSAEPNLQNIPVRTEQGRRIRKAFIPEDGWTMVAADYSQIELRLMAHLSGDQRLREAFAHGEDIHAATAAEVFGASGADAVQPAQRRAAKAINFGLIYGMSAWGLGKQLEIPAQDAQAYIDAYFERYPGVRAYMEATRERAREQGYVETLRGRRLYLPDIHARNAAVRAAAERTAINAPLQGTAADIIKQAMIEVDRWLAAEGLEARMLMQVHDELVFEVPPAELERLRAALPDLMTRGNDMLDVALEVEIGEGANWEEAH
- a CDS encoding DUF2782 domain-containing protein, yielding MKPVMQFLIPLVLGLALALPVAAQDADENADIPPEQRIAPGKEEPEVRIIQREDATITEYQAQGRVYMIKVDPVAGPSYYLYDRNGDGEWDDRFSELGPDISVPQWTIFEW
- a CDS encoding TIGR00730 family Rossman fold protein, encoding MNDKGDRSAPRAQEFLKPGRTSTNGAWNDEILAEFSHGFENLADIEPAVSIFGSARIAPGHPYYESTVQIARRLAEDGFAIISGGGPGIMEAANRGGVEGGAESVGLNIDLPHEQRANQYQTRQLFFRHFFARKVMFVKYATAYVVMPGGFGTLDELVEALTLQQTGKSRRFPTILVGSPFWEGLIDWFRESLLGFGTISPEDLDLFQVRDDPDDVVREILEFYHQEHGSVPAKGGAREF
- a CDS encoding homoserine kinase; this translates as MSVYTSVTSEQLDEFLAHFRQIGQARDLQGISQGVENTNYFLTTEKGEYILTIFERVPEQDLPFFLNLMAFLANDGLPVPQPVLDDEGRYLRRLAGKLAAIVTKLAGRTIYYPGVDHCAEVGGVLGRMHKAGQRFPDTRDNPRGPGWWKETAEALEGDLSPDEHRLLQDELTYQYHNRRVDLPRGVIHADLFHDNALFEEGQLTGVIDFYYACSDVLAFDLAIVVNDWCTHPDGTLNPYRTRALLKQYNAERPLSSVEEALWPVMLRGAALRFWLSRLWDYHHPRDGELTSTKDPDTFRAILEARRDLPQNAWIGWPKAVAE